A single region of the Thermodesulfatator indicus DSM 15286 genome encodes:
- a CDS encoding SurA N-terminal domain-containing protein — MKKAILFIWVIFWAVNVQAQIVDRIVAVVNDEVITLSELDEAAAPLYQEYLKGVQDPAERERIKKEIRQRVLQELIDEKLINQEIERQGITVSPEEIDKFIEHFKRQNGFDDKAFQRFLTEQGLTLAKYREKVAQQIKRIKLVQSRVSQIVVTPEEIERAYQKKYGKLITKYEIAAIVISGPQAEIKIKKAYQELKKGKDFAEVAAEYSQIPDSGHSLGTFSPEELAPEVRNILAKLHPGEISPPVKVGHTWQIFKLLQVKKEKAKPLSEVKQKIEEKIRQKKIDQLLKNWQKELREQAYIRILL, encoded by the coding sequence ATGAAAAAGGCTATTTTGTTTATATGGGTTATTTTTTGGGCGGTAAATGTTCAGGCCCAGATAGTAGACCGCATTGTAGCCGTGGTAAACGATGAGGTTATAACCCTTTCAGAGCTTGATGAAGCAGCAGCTCCGTTATATCAGGAATACTTAAAAGGCGTACAAGACCCTGCTGAAAGAGAGCGTATTAAAAAAGAAATTCGCCAAAGAGTCCTTCAAGAATTAATCGACGAAAAACTAATAAATCAGGAGATTGAGCGTCAAGGAATTACCGTTTCTCCAGAAGAAATAGACAAGTTTATTGAGCATTTTAAGCGCCAAAATGGTTTTGATGACAAAGCCTTTCAAAGATTCTTGACCGAGCAGGGGTTAACTCTTGCAAAATACAGAGAGAAAGTAGCACAACAGATAAAACGAATAAAGCTGGTCCAGAGCCGAGTAAGCCAGATAGTTGTCACTCCAGAGGAAATAGAAAGGGCGTATCAAAAAAAATATGGAAAACTAATAACCAAATACGAAATAGCTGCTATAGTCATTAGTGGTCCACAGGCAGAAATCAAGATTAAAAAGGCTTATCAAGAACTAAAAAAGGGGAAAGACTTTGCGGAAGTGGCCGCCGAATATTCTCAAATTCCAGATAGCGGTCACAGCCTTGGGACGTTCAGTCCAGAAGAGTTAGCTCCAGAAGTAAGGAATATTTTGGCCAAGCTTCACCCAGGTGAAATTAGCCCACCTGTAAAAGTTGGCCATACCTGGCAGATTTTTAAACTCTTGCAAGTTAAAAAAGAAAAGGCTAAACCTTTAAGCGAAGTCAAACAAAAGATAGAAGAAAAAATTCGCCAGAAAAAAATTGACCAACTGCTCAAAAATTGGCAAAAAGAACTTAGAGAACAAGCTTACATAAGGATATTGCTTTAA
- the mfd gene encoding transcription-repair coupling factor, with the protein MTLKLSEKFENIKEFLTGGKGRLKVSGLTEEALACLLRLAEAQKGIILLPEESQCLRVKEALNFFGFTNVFHYPAEDVLPFGGVYHSPVISAARIAALYQFRTRKKALIILSAKALLRKTLPPGALNKFYEYVVLGEELPREKFLENLINLGYEKTGLVQRVGEFSIRGGVIDIFPAGETFPVRIDFFGDEVESVKRFDPETQRSFEEIEELVILPAREIILSFDPSGLEERLFKRLSDYGLPPDKESSYLRTLETGLVLEPEEFWLPLVYEKPASFFDYLEPKDTLIIFEPEKVIDEIARFEERLVLSWRKAKEGKRVLVEPQESFLTQKEALSLLDNHAKILEISKLPVLEEGLSFEIKDHQAHLESIKAFPKEAIERGLKYLQEIASKERTVITSPHEKSAEKIKSLVERELGFMEIPLKKEAFNAFAAPFEMAIYVGTISRGFIWPELSLAIIPEHELFGVRKPLTTQKARSLKETFLRFEDLKPGDFVVHREHGIGRYHGLVSLEIGGLPGEFLLIEYKDGDKLYLPVDKLNLLHKYVGLEGKEPSLDRLGGKSFEARKKKVQKAIEEVAQELLSLYAARKVGQGFSFEPGPLLRQVEASFPYEETPEQAVAIEETLKDMQKPTPMDRLVCGDVGYGKTEIAIRAAALAVENKKQVAILVPTTVLAEQHFRTFYERLSPLGIKVAVLSRFKSPKEQKEILKKLAQGEIDIVVGTHRLLSNDVSFKDLGLLIIDEEHRFGVKHKEKIKQLRKNVDVLALSATPIPRTLQLSLLGIRDLSVITTPPEKRLPIKTYLARFDEQVIKEAIERELNRKGQVFFVHNRIKGIYALADWLRRLVPQARIEVAHGQMPSQKLEEIMVRFVRREIDVLVCTTIIESGIDIPSANTIIINRADRMGLAEIYQLRGRVGRSNVQAYAYLLVPSLSGLSEDAERRLKALMQFTELGAGFKLAMSDLQIRGAGNLLGTFQSGHVAAVGYDLYLEILKHTIDEMRGKPLEEEVESDVNLKVPAYFPASYIPDVEQRLHLYRRLALARTREAIEELALEIEDRFGILPKEVENLIKLSLLKAILRSFKVRKLDRRGKEVIFYFDPSAQIDEKLWRKLARKRGLGLRITKDNKLILSLATSEVLEELLSFLEEVKKALAKLPEKIYFLSEQKNLAEAR; encoded by the coding sequence ATGACTTTAAAACTTTCGGAAAAGTTTGAAAATATAAAAGAGTTTTTAACTGGAGGAAAAGGCCGGCTAAAGGTCTCGGGCCTTACCGAAGAGGCACTGGCCTGTCTTTTGCGTCTTGCTGAAGCACAAAAAGGAATAATTCTTTTACCTGAAGAATCTCAATGCTTACGCGTAAAAGAAGCTCTTAACTTTTTCGGTTTTACCAACGTTTTCCACTATCCAGCTGAGGATGTCCTCCCATTTGGTGGCGTTTATCATTCTCCCGTTATCAGTGCCGCGAGGATAGCGGCCCTGTACCAATTTAGAACACGAAAAAAAGCCTTAATTATTCTTTCGGCCAAGGCCCTTTTGCGAAAAACTTTACCTCCCGGAGCCTTAAATAAATTTTACGAATATGTAGTGCTTGGTGAAGAGCTTCCTCGCGAAAAGTTTTTAGAAAACTTAATCAACTTGGGTTACGAAAAAACAGGCCTTGTCCAGCGGGTAGGAGAGTTCTCTATAAGAGGCGGAGTAATTGACATTTTCCCCGCTGGAGAGACCTTTCCCGTAAGGATTGATTTTTTTGGCGATGAAGTGGAAAGTGTAAAGCGCTTTGACCCTGAAACCCAACGCTCTTTTGAAGAAATCGAAGAGTTAGTCATTCTCCCGGCAAGAGAAATAATTTTATCCTTTGACCCTTCTGGCCTTGAAGAACGCCTATTCAAAAGGCTATCCGACTATGGCCTTCCTCCTGATAAAGAAAGCTCTTATCTCAGGACCCTTGAAACAGGCCTTGTTTTAGAACCTGAAGAATTCTGGCTGCCCCTTGTTTACGAAAAACCTGCCAGTTTTTTTGACTATCTTGAACCTAAAGATACCCTGATCATTTTTGAGCCCGAAAAAGTGATTGACGAGATAGCTCGTTTTGAAGAACGCCTCGTCCTTTCCTGGCGCAAGGCCAAGGAAGGTAAAAGGGTATTGGTAGAGCCACAAGAAAGCTTTCTTACTCAGAAAGAAGCTTTGAGCCTTTTAGATAACCATGCCAAAATTTTAGAGATTTCAAAACTACCTGTCTTAGAAGAAGGTTTGAGCTTTGAAATAAAAGACCATCAGGCCCATCTTGAGTCCATTAAGGCCTTTCCTAAAGAAGCCATAGAAAGAGGATTGAAATATCTGCAAGAAATTGCCAGTAAAGAACGAACGGTAATAACCTCGCCTCACGAAAAATCAGCGGAAAAGATAAAGTCCCTCGTAGAAAGAGAACTCGGCTTTATGGAAATCCCCCTCAAAAAAGAGGCCTTTAATGCATTTGCGGCCCCGTTTGAAATGGCCATATACGTAGGCACCATTTCGCGCGGGTTCATCTGGCCAGAACTTTCTTTAGCTATTATTCCCGAACATGAGCTTTTTGGAGTTCGTAAACCACTTACTACTCAAAAAGCCCGTTCATTAAAAGAAACTTTTTTACGTTTTGAAGACTTAAAGCCAGGAGATTTTGTTGTCCATCGTGAGCATGGTATTGGCCGCTATCACGGATTAGTGTCACTGGAGATAGGCGGTTTGCCTGGAGAGTTCCTTCTAATTGAATACAAAGACGGCGATAAACTCTATCTCCCAGTTGATAAGCTTAATCTCCTCCACAAATACGTTGGTCTCGAAGGAAAAGAACCTTCTCTTGATCGTCTGGGTGGTAAAAGCTTTGAGGCTAGGAAGAAAAAAGTCCAAAAGGCCATTGAAGAAGTGGCCCAGGAACTCCTTTCTCTTTACGCAGCTAGAAAAGTAGGCCAGGGCTTTTCTTTTGAGCCAGGGCCCCTTTTGCGTCAGGTAGAAGCTTCTTTCCCTTATGAAGAGACTCCTGAACAGGCTGTCGCCATTGAAGAAACTTTGAAAGATATGCAAAAGCCTACCCCTATGGACCGTCTCGTTTGTGGAGATGTGGGGTATGGCAAAACAGAGATAGCCATAAGAGCTGCGGCTCTGGCCGTAGAAAACAAAAAACAGGTGGCTATTTTGGTCCCTACCACGGTGCTTGCTGAACAACACTTTCGTACCTTTTATGAAAGACTTTCTCCTCTCGGTATTAAAGTAGCGGTTCTTTCCCGTTTTAAATCTCCAAAAGAACAAAAAGAAATCCTTAAAAAACTAGCTCAAGGCGAAATAGACATTGTAGTTGGCACTCATCGGCTACTTTCAAATGATGTTTCTTTTAAAGATCTCGGGTTACTTATTATCGACGAAGAACATCGCTTTGGAGTAAAACACAAAGAAAAAATTAAACAATTACGAAAAAATGTAGATGTTCTTGCCCTTTCTGCTACTCCTATTCCCAGGACGCTACAGTTATCACTTTTAGGAATAAGAGATTTATCCGTTATAACCACACCACCAGAAAAACGGCTACCTATAAAGACCTATCTGGCCCGTTTTGATGAACAGGTGATAAAAGAAGCTATTGAAAGAGAACTTAACCGTAAAGGCCAGGTCTTTTTTGTCCACAATCGTATAAAAGGCATATACGCCCTGGCAGACTGGCTGCGGCGCTTGGTGCCTCAAGCGCGTATAGAAGTGGCTCATGGCCAGATGCCATCGCAAAAACTTGAAGAAATCATGGTGCGTTTTGTACGCAGGGAAATAGACGTCCTGGTTTGTACTACCATAATTGAATCGGGCATAGACATTCCTTCAGCCAATACAATCATTATTAACCGGGCTGACCGTATGGGCCTGGCTGAGATCTATCAGTTAAGGGGACGAGTCGGGCGAAGTAACGTTCAGGCCTATGCTTATCTACTGGTGCCTTCTCTTTCAGGGCTTTCAGAAGATGCTGAGCGTAGGCTAAAGGCCCTTATGCAATTTACGGAGCTTGGGGCAGGTTTTAAGCTGGCTATGAGTGATCTGCAAATTAGAGGGGCCGGAAATCTATTGGGAACGTTTCAATCAGGGCATGTGGCCGCAGTAGGTTATGACCTTTACCTGGAAATACTTAAGCATACTATAGACGAAATGCGCGGGAAGCCTTTGGAAGAAGAGGTAGAATCCGATGTCAACCTCAAGGTGCCTGCTTATTTTCCAGCCTCTTATATTCCTGACGTAGAACAACGTCTGCATCTTTATCGGCGTCTGGCCTTGGCTAGAACTAGAGAAGCCATAGAAGAACTAGCCCTTGAAATAGAGGACCGTTTCGGTATCCTGCCCAAAGAAGTGGAAAACCTGATAAAACTTTCTCTGCTCAAGGCCATTTTAAGGTCTTTTAAAGTACGTAAGCTTGACCGTCGTGGCAAAGAGGTAATCTTTTACTTTGACCCTTCAGCCCAGATAGACGAAAAGTTGTGGCGTAAGCTCGCTCGAAAAAGAGGTCTTGGGCTACGCATCACTAAAGATAACAAACTTATTTTGAGTCTAGCTACATCGGAAGTGCTCGAAGAATTGCTTTCTTTTCTCGAGGAGGTAAAAAAGGCCCTCGCCAAGTTGCCAGAAAAGATTTACTTTCTCTCAGAGCAGAAAAATTTAGCGGAGGCTAGATGA
- a CDS encoding sensor domain-containing diguanylate cyclase: MKVLKELARQKELDLPSFPPLAIKLVEAVKEGSFEKLAKLIQLDPALSSKVLKLANSPFFSHGKKVEDLKSAIAILGTEMLQNIALSFILIKHFTQKGKGKFDFAHFWRRSLTAAIAASLLAEECGLSRERLYLGALLMDFGILVMYHLYPDDYIQVLESKKIEEISILEAEKRVFGITHPEVGKEIIAIWKLPSYLESFILYHHNPDVAPDILKKEIEILYLADRTSSIYFTNRTADKYSIVLERANKILGLSFQTTESLIDKTANKAQEIFAIFDLVSYEIIPYSLILAEANKELKRININYALLLQQLKEEKERAERLAKKLKESNIRLREIALKDALTTLYNRHYFQKRLEEEIERSFRYNQPLSIAILDIDFFKNINDKYGHLCGDKVLKTLAEILREETRKSDILARYGGEEFVILLPSTNLQGAKTLAERLRQKIEKYEFSCEKYKFSITVSFGVASLDPKKKTTVIDFLSAADKALYISKRQGRNRTTAVQL, encoded by the coding sequence ATGAAAGTTTTAAAAGAACTGGCGAGACAAAAAGAACTAGACCTTCCGTCTTTTCCCCCATTAGCTATTAAACTCGTTGAAGCCGTAAAAGAAGGTTCTTTTGAAAAACTAGCCAAATTAATTCAGCTAGACCCGGCCCTGAGCTCTAAGGTATTAAAACTGGCTAACTCGCCTTTCTTTTCCCACGGTAAAAAAGTTGAAGATTTAAAGTCAGCCATAGCCATTCTGGGTACCGAAATGCTCCAAAATATAGCTTTATCTTTTATTTTAATTAAACATTTTACCCAGAAGGGTAAAGGTAAATTTGATTTTGCTCACTTCTGGCGCAGGTCCCTCACCGCGGCGATAGCCGCCAGTCTTTTAGCTGAAGAATGCGGTTTGTCTCGCGAAAGATTGTATTTGGGAGCCCTTTTAATGGATTTTGGTATTCTCGTTATGTATCACCTGTATCCTGACGACTATATCCAAGTATTAGAAAGTAAAAAGATCGAAGAGATTTCCATTTTAGAAGCGGAAAAGAGGGTATTTGGAATTACTCATCCTGAGGTTGGTAAAGAAATTATCGCTATATGGAAACTACCTTCTTATTTGGAAAGCTTTATCTTGTACCATCACAATCCTGATGTAGCACCTGACATCCTTAAAAAAGAAATAGAGATTCTTTATTTAGCTGATAGGACTTCTAGTATCTACTTTACGAACAGAACAGCTGATAAATATAGTATAGTTCTCGAGAGAGCTAACAAAATATTGGGCTTATCTTTTCAAACAACAGAAAGCCTAATAGATAAAACAGCTAACAAGGCTCAAGAGATTTTTGCTATATTTGATCTAGTTTCTTATGAAATAATACCTTATTCTTTAATACTTGCTGAAGCCAATAAGGAGCTGAAACGGATAAATATAAATTATGCTTTGCTTTTGCAGCAACTTAAAGAAGAAAAAGAAAGAGCAGAAAGGCTTGCAAAAAAGTTAAAAGAGTCAAATATACGTTTGCGAGAAATAGCTTTAAAAGACGCCCTTACGACCTTATATAACAGACATTATTTCCAAAAAAGGCTTGAAGAAGAAATTGAAAGGAGTTTCAGGTATAACCAACCACTTTCTATTGCTATTTTGGATATTGATTTTTTTAAGAACATAAATGACAAATATGGCCATTTATGTGGAGACAAAGTTCTAAAGACGTTAGCTGAAATTTTAAGAGAAGAAACCAGAAAAAGCGATATATTAGCCAGGTACGGTGGTGAAGAGTTTGTTATTCTTCTTCCTTCTACCAATCTTCAAGGAGCCAAGACTCTAGCTGAAAGGCTAAGACAAAAAATAGAAAAATATGAATTTTCCTGTGAAAAATATAAGTTCTCAATAACTGTGAGTTTTGGGGTGGCTTCTTTAGATCCAAAGAAAAAGACAACAGTTATTGATTTCCTTTCTGCTGCTGATAAAGCACTTTATATATCTAAAAGGCAGGGGAGGAATAGAACCACCGCTGTCCAGTTATAA
- the rpmA gene encoding 50S ribosomal protein L27 → MAHKKAGGSSKNGRDSHSKRLGVKRYGGQFVKAGNIIIRQRGTKIHPGYNVGLGKDYTIFAKIDGIVKFETRHGRKVVSVYPPEELAAQAA, encoded by the coding sequence ATGGCTCATAAGAAAGCAGGCGGTTCATCTAAGAATGGCCGTGATTCCCATAGTAAAAGACTTGGTGTTAAGCGTTACGGTGGCCAGTTTGTAAAAGCTGGTAACATAATAATCCGTCAACGTGGTACCAAAATCCATCCTGGATATAATGTTGGCCTTGGTAAAGACTATACCATCTTTGCCAAAATAGACGGTATTGTTAAGTTTGAAACCCGTCACGGCCGCAAAGTGGTTAGTGTTTACCCTCCAGAAGAATTAGCTGCTCAAGCAGCTTAA
- the rplU gene encoding 50S ribosomal protein L21, whose amino-acid sequence MYAVIKTGGKQYKVRPGDTIRVEKLPGEPGQEIELTDVLLVAKDDDLKIGQPLVEGAKVIATIVNQGRSKKIIVFKKKRRKNYKKKMGHRQYYTELQIKEISA is encoded by the coding sequence GTGTACGCGGTAATTAAAACCGGAGGCAAACAATATAAAGTGCGCCCTGGAGATACCATTAGAGTGGAAAAACTTCCAGGGGAACCTGGTCAGGAGATAGAACTAACTGACGTTCTTTTGGTAGCTAAAGATGACGATCTTAAAATTGGTCAGCCTTTAGTGGAAGGAGCTAAAGTCATAGCCACTATTGTAAACCAGGGCCGCAGTAAAAAAATTATTGTCTTCAAGAAAAAGAGACGAAAAAATTATAAAAAGAAAATGGGGCACCGTCAGTACTATACTGAGTTACAAATTAAAGAAATTTCAGCCTAA
- a CDS encoding radical SAM protein: MKHINIKKLQIEITSYCNLDCDYCIKNSQAKTTQTHLTLESFEEILQKYTAQEFVLYGFGEPLLHPQIENLIELARTKGKVFLLTNGTIIPKLKEIASRVDSLGVSVDSLQKSNLRKLQFQEILEVVDKLTEIVPISLSTVLSTENIDNFLTLVTWAGERHINISATNLVPYNQNMARKALFLELSKKAINVCQRFLKNLNDAEELLKGITSLSTKAQKSYQEILDNLEGYHLNLEALVKGWPKIEQAQKAEKILEEAREKAFKFNINIDLPRMFADEKRRTCPFHEAIFIRSDGRVAPCAELAYTHPLFVNFRQKEVQEYLSFSDEFALKKKDIVKNYPWCGDCQLVDGCWFLEESMDCYGNYPSCSECLYSAGLARCIL; encoded by the coding sequence TTGAAGCACATCAATATAAAAAAATTACAGATAGAGATAACAAGCTACTGTAATCTTGATTGCGATTACTGTATCAAAAATTCCCAGGCAAAAACCACACAAACTCACTTAACCCTTGAATCTTTTGAAGAAATTTTACAAAAATACACCGCCCAAGAGTTCGTATTATACGGCTTTGGCGAGCCTTTACTTCATCCTCAAATAGAAAATCTAATTGAACTCGCTAGAACCAAAGGGAAGGTATTTTTACTAACTAACGGTACTATAATCCCGAAGTTAAAAGAGATAGCTTCAAGAGTAGATTCATTAGGCGTTTCGGTAGATAGCCTCCAAAAGAGCAACTTAAGAAAATTACAATTTCAGGAAATCCTAGAAGTTGTAGATAAACTCACCGAAATTGTTCCCATAAGTCTCTCAACTGTATTGTCAACGGAAAATATTGACAACTTCTTAACACTAGTAACCTGGGCGGGAGAAAGGCACATCAATATTTCTGCCACTAATTTAGTCCCTTATAACCAAAATATGGCCCGAAAAGCTCTTTTCTTAGAACTTAGTAAAAAAGCAATAAACGTTTGCCAAAGGTTTTTAAAAAACCTTAACGATGCAGAAGAGTTGCTTAAAGGTATAACTTCTCTTTCCACTAAGGCTCAAAAGTCGTATCAAGAAATTCTTGATAACCTTGAAGGATACCATTTAAACCTTGAAGCCTTGGTCAAGGGATGGCCTAAAATTGAGCAGGCTCAAAAAGCTGAAAAGATACTGGAAGAAGCTCGCGAAAAGGCCTTCAAGTTCAACATAAATATTGATCTTCCCCGCATGTTTGCTGACGAAAAAAGAAGGACCTGCCCTTTTCATGAAGCTATCTTTATTAGATCAGATGGACGCGTGGCTCCCTGTGCAGAATTGGCCTACACTCACCCTCTTTTTGTAAACTTTAGGCAAAAAGAAGTCCAAGAATATTTAAGTTTTTCAGATGAGTTTGCCCTTAAAAAGAAAGACATTGTAAAAAATTATCCCTGGTGTGGTGACTGCCAGCTAGTAGACGGCTGTTGGTTCTTAGAAGAGAGTATGGACTGCTACGGTAATTATCCTTCCTGTAGCGAATGCCTCTACAGTGCTGGCCTGGCGAGATGTATTTTGTAA
- a CDS encoding mannose-1-phosphate guanylyltransferase/mannose-6-phosphate isomerase: MKAIVLAGGSGTRLWPLSRKDYPKQFLKLNGGKSLLRQTVDRLLLFLNPEDILILTCEHYKFHVKAHLVDLSGYHLLCEPHARNTGPAIAYGFKYALEKWGLPSDEPVLICPSDHLIEPEDVFAETVQKAAQVAKEGFLVTFGITPSRPETGYGYIKQGERLKEVNDFSAYKVARFTEKPDVATAENYLKEGGYYWNAGIFLFTPETFSKELATCAPDIFALYDNDFDTLTSKFAEMPDISIDYALMEKSSQVAVVPLSLYWNDIGSWDALFDVLEKDSSGNAQTGRVITIDTENSMILGQKRLIATIGLEDHLVVETPDAILIVKKGEAQKVSNLVKQLKNEGYPEALEHVTTYRPWGSYTVLEEGPRYKIKRIVVNPGERLSLQMHYHRSEHWVVVRGTAKVQIGDEEIFLHENESVFVPKSTKHRLENPGKIPLEIIEVQNGEYLGEDDIVRFDDVYGRSKK; this comes from the coding sequence ATGAAGGCTATTGTGTTAGCAGGAGGTTCTGGCACAAGGCTTTGGCCTTTATCCCGTAAAGATTATCCCAAACAATTTTTAAAGCTTAATGGGGGTAAGTCTCTTTTGAGGCAAACCGTAGATAGATTGTTGTTATTCCTTAATCCAGAAGATATTTTGATTTTAACTTGCGAGCATTATAAATTTCACGTGAAAGCCCATCTTGTAGACTTGTCAGGTTATCATCTCCTTTGTGAGCCTCATGCTAGGAATACGGGGCCAGCTATTGCTTACGGGTTCAAATATGCTTTAGAAAAGTGGGGATTGCCTTCTGATGAACCTGTTCTTATTTGCCCTTCAGACCATCTAATTGAACCAGAAGATGTTTTTGCTGAGACCGTGCAAAAAGCAGCTCAGGTGGCTAAAGAGGGCTTTTTAGTAACCTTTGGTATCACACCCTCCCGGCCAGAAACAGGCTATGGATATATCAAACAGGGGGAGAGGTTAAAAGAAGTAAATGATTTTTCTGCTTATAAAGTGGCTCGCTTTACTGAAAAGCCTGATGTCGCTACTGCGGAAAATTACCTTAAAGAAGGTGGTTATTATTGGAACGCCGGTATATTTCTCTTTACGCCTGAAACTTTTTCAAAAGAACTGGCGACCTGTGCTCCGGATATTTTTGCTCTTTATGATAATGATTTTGACACTCTTACCTCAAAATTTGCAGAAATGCCTGATATATCGATCGATTACGCCTTAATGGAAAAATCTTCTCAGGTAGCAGTAGTCCCTCTTTCTCTTTACTGGAATGATATTGGCTCTTGGGATGCCCTTTTTGATGTTTTAGAAAAAGACTCATCAGGCAATGCTCAAACCGGTCGGGTTATAACCATTGACACAGAAAATAGTATGATTCTTGGTCAAAAACGGCTCATTGCTACTATTGGTCTTGAGGACCACCTGGTAGTAGAGACTCCCGATGCTATTTTGATAGTCAAGAAAGGTGAGGCCCAGAAAGTTAGCAATCTGGTAAAACAATTAAAAAATGAAGGTTATCCTGAGGCCTTGGAGCATGTGACCACTTATCGCCCTTGGGGAAGCTATACAGTGCTTGAAGAAGGCCCTCGCTATAAGATAAAACGCATTGTGGTTAACCCTGGAGAACGATTGAGCCTTCAAATGCACTATCACCGTTCAGAACACTGGGTTGTAGTGCGAGGGACAGCTAAAGTTCAAATAGGCGATGAGGAAATCTTTTTACATGAAAATGAATCTGTTTTTGTTCCTAAATCTACCAAACATCGCCTGGAAAATCCGGGCAAGATACCTCTGGAAATAATAGAAGTGCAAAATGGTGAATACCTTGGCGAGGATGATATTGTCCGTTTTGACGATGTTTACGGACGTTCTAAAAAGTAA
- a CDS encoding ATP-dependent 6-phosphofructokinase yields the protein MECQFEVLEEIIDENLDFRIESLGPNKITNPLKKEPISYISDDMKVALKISEAYLKQCLKEKKLPPTVELAGPRPRIYFDPSKTRAAIVTCGGLCPGINDVIRSIVLTLYFSYGVKHIFGIRYGLQGFIPKYGHDVVELTPDVVSNIHELGGTILGTSRGHQPIDEIVDALERLNVQILFMIGGDGTFRAATLIKEEISRRHLKIVVVAVPKTIDNDIFLTSKTFGFDTAVEMACQAIRCAHTEAIAVPNGIGLVKVMGRYSGFIAAAATLARKEVNFCLIPEADFDIEPPNGLLPVLEQRLEARKHAVIVVAEGAGQKYVRPDPPEYDASGNLKLGDIGKFLRDKIKEYFKQKGTEIYIRYIDPSYIIRSVPAIVDDRIYCGFLGQYAVHAAMAGKTGLMVSYLNDRYIHIPLKTAIQKRKQVDLKSRFWQSVLESTGQPSLKNTT from the coding sequence ATGGAATGCCAATTTGAAGTCCTTGAAGAAATTATTGATGAGAATCTTGACTTCAGGATTGAATCTTTAGGGCCCAACAAAATAACAAATCCTCTAAAAAAAGAGCCTATCAGCTATATCTCCGATGACATGAAAGTGGCCTTAAAGATCTCAGAGGCTTATCTAAAACAATGTTTAAAAGAAAAAAAACTTCCTCCCACTGTTGAACTTGCTGGCCCAAGGCCTCGTATATATTTTGATCCATCTAAAACTAGAGCGGCTATTGTTACCTGTGGAGGATTATGTCCGGGGATCAATGACGTCATACGTTCTATTGTGCTTACGCTCTATTTTTCCTATGGCGTGAAACATATCTTTGGTATTAGATACGGCCTTCAAGGTTTTATCCCTAAATATGGCCATGATGTAGTAGAGCTCACACCAGATGTTGTTTCTAACATTCACGAACTGGGTGGTACTATTTTAGGTACTTCTCGTGGCCATCAGCCCATTGATGAAATAGTTGATGCTTTGGAACGTTTGAATGTTCAGATACTTTTTATGATTGGAGGTGACGGTACTTTCCGTGCCGCCACTCTTATTAAAGAAGAGATAAGCCGACGCCACTTAAAAATAGTAGTGGTAGCCGTCCCTAAAACCATTGATAACGATATTTTTCTTACTTCTAAGACTTTTGGTTTTGACACGGCGGTAGAAATGGCGTGTCAAGCTATTCGCTGCGCGCACACTGAAGCTATAGCTGTGCCAAATGGCATAGGATTAGTAAAAGTTATGGGACGTTATTCAGGCTTTATCGCAGCGGCGGCTACCTTAGCGCGGAAAGAAGTAAATTTTTGTTTAATACCTGAGGCAGATTTCGATATCGAGCCCCCAAACGGCCTTTTGCCAGTGTTAGAGCAGCGTCTTGAAGCTCGTAAGCACGCGGTAATAGTAGTGGCTGAAGGAGCTGGGCAAAAATACGTTCGTCCTGATCCGCCTGAATACGATGCTTCAGGGAATCTAAAACTGGGTGACATTGGCAAATTTTTACGGGACAAAATTAAAGAGTATTTCAAACAAAAAGGTACAGAGATTTACATTCGTTACATAGACCCCAGTTACATCATAAGAAGTGTCCCGGCTATTGTTGATGACCGAATCTATTGTGGGTTCTTGGGGCAATATGCTGTGCATGCGGCCATGGCCGGGAAAACCGGGTTAATGGTAAGTTATTTGAATGATCGCTACATCCATATTCCTCTTAAGACAGCGATTCAGAAAAGAAAACAGGTTGACTTAAAAAGCCGTTTCTGGCAGTCAGTGCTTGAGTCAACCGGCCAACCGTCCTTAAAAAATACAACTTAG